Within Pseudomonas brassicacearum, the genomic segment ATCGATGAAGAAAACAACACCATTCTCGCCAACGGCAACCTGATCCAGGTGATCTACGCGAAGAACCCGACCGAGGTGGACTACACCCAGTACGGCATCAAGGACGCGCTGCTGGTGGACAACACCGGCGTATGGCGTGATGCCGAGGGCCTGGGCCAGCACCTGGCCTGCCCGGGCATCGACCGCGTCGTGCTGACTGCGCCTGGCAAGGGCAAGCTGAAGAACATCGTTCACGGCATCAACCACGGCGAAATCACCGCTGACGACAAGATCATCTCCGCCGCTTCTTGCACCACCAACGCCATCGTGCCGGTGCTCAAGGCCGTGAACGACAAGTTCGGCATCATCAACGGTCACGTCGAAACCGTTCACTCGTACACCAACGACCAGAACCTGATCGACAACTTCCACAAGGGCGACCGCCGTGGCCGTAGCGCCGCGCTGAACATGGTCATCACCGAGACCGGTGCTGCCACCGCCGCTGCCAAGGCCCTGCCTGAGCTGGCTGGCAAGCTGACCGGCAACGCGATCCGTGTGCCGACGCCAAACGTGTCGATGGCCATCCTCAACCTGAACCTTGAGAAAGCCGCCACTCGCGAAGAGATGAACGAGTACCTGCGCTACATGGCGCTGCATTCCGACCTGCACAAGCAGATCGACTTCGTTAATTCGCAGGAAGTGGTGTCCACCGACTTCGTGGGCTCGCGCCACGCCGGTGTAGTGGATGCTGAAGCAACCATCTGCCAAGACAACCGCGTTGTTCTGTACGTCTGGTACGACAACGAGTTCGGTTACAGCTGCCAGGTGGTTCGCGTGATGGAAGACATGGCCGGTGTAAACCCGCCTGCATTCCCGCGCTAAGCCTTAGCTGCTTATGAAAACGCCCCGACTTGTCGGGGCGTTTTTGTATCTGGAGTTTGTGCTGCCTGGGCTTGCTCCGGGCGGCGATCCGACGAAGGCAATCTATCAGGCGCCGCTCACCATCGAAGCTTGCGCGGTCCGCAGTTCATGACGATTACCCTTGAACAACACCAAGGTAGCAATCAACCCCAATATGGCCGCGCCACTGAGCCAGATCCCCGGCGCGGCCTTGTTATCCAATACATGAATCAGATAGGTACAAGCCGCCGGGGTAAACCCGCCGAACGTCGCTGTCGCCAGGCTGTAGGCCAGGGAGAAACCGGTGGTGCGCACCTCGATCGGCATGATTTCCGTCAAGGCCACGACCATTGCACCGTTGTACGATCCATACAGGAACGACAACCACAGCTCGACGATCAGCAAATGGCTGAAGCTGGGATTCGCCACCAACCAGGACAGCGCTGGATAGGCGGTGAGGATCGCCAGGACAGTCGCACCGAGCAGCAGGGGTTTGCGTCCGATCTTGTCGGAAAACGCCCCCATCACGGGCAGCCAGAAGAAATTCGACAAACCGATGCACACCGTGACCAGCAGCGCATCGAGGTCTGAGAGGTTCAGCTCGGCCTTGCCGAAGGTTGGTGTGTAAGCGGTGATCAGGTAGAACGACACGGTGGTCATCACCACCAGCGCCATACCGGCCAAGACAATGCCGAAGTTCTGACCGATGGAGCGGACAATGTCCGACAGGCTGGGACGATGTTTCCTTGCTTGGAACTCGGGTGTTTCCTCCAATGAGCGACGGATCACGAATATCGCCGGCACAATCATGCACCCCACCAGGAACGG encodes:
- a CDS encoding glyceraldehyde-3-phosphate dehydrogenase; translated protein: MWKVTVTQKPDQCLGEWIDREALAEAMIPLIGQLYRNNNVVSSIYGRSLINQSVIAILKAHRFARHRSSDDSELSVHETFPLLKAMSELKLGAASVDLGKLAFKFRNEGNGRSAEQFVREEMADVVGQQNASPRKGTDVVLYGFGRIGRLLARILIEKTGGGDGLRLRAIVVRKGAENDLTKRASLLRRDSVHGSFNGTIIIDEENNTILANGNLIQVIYAKNPTEVDYTQYGIKDALLVDNTGVWRDAEGLGQHLACPGIDRVVLTAPGKGKLKNIVHGINHGEITADDKIISAASCTTNAIVPVLKAVNDKFGIINGHVETVHSYTNDQNLIDNFHKGDRRGRSAALNMVITETGAATAAAKALPELAGKLTGNAIRVPTPNVSMAILNLNLEKAATREEMNEYLRYMALHSDLHKQIDFVNSQEVVSTDFVGSRHAGVVDAEATICQDNRVVLYVWYDNEFGYSCQVVRVMEDMAGVNPPAFPR
- a CDS encoding MFS transporter; this translates as MSSQTSNGKAIFRVVSGNFLEMFDFMVYGFYATAIAKTFFPADSAFASLMLSLATFGAGFLMRPLGAIFLGAYIDRHGRRQGLIITLAMMAMGTILIACVPGYAVLGVAAPLLVLLGRLLQGFSAGVELGGVSVYLAEISTPGRKGFFVSWQSASQQAAVVFAGLLGVGLNHWLSPQEMGDWGWRVPFLVGCMIVPAIFVIRRSLEETPEFQARKHRPSLSDIVRSIGQNFGIVLAGMALVVMTTVSFYLITAYTPTFGKAELNLSDLDALLVTVCIGLSNFFWLPVMGAFSDKIGRKPLLLGATVLAILTAYPALSWLVANPSFSHLLIVELWLSFLYGSYNGAMVVALTEIMPIEVRTTGFSLAYSLATATFGGFTPAACTYLIHVLDNKAAPGIWLSGAAILGLIATLVLFKGNRHELRTAQASMVSGA